ACCCAGTTTTACAATGGACTATTCGCCTGAGCGGTTTTATCGCTACCGTTGCTGTCACCCTCTACGTCACAAAAATTGCCCGTCAGGCCCTGGCATCAGTTATCAATGAATAGTCATCAGTTATCAGCCAGGGGTTGGGGAAGTGGGAAGTGGGGGAATGGGGTGTGGGGTGTGGGGTGTGGGGTGTAGGGTGTGGGGAGAACAAATAAAAATAATCTCCTGACGACCGGCGACCGGCGACCGGCGACCGGCTACCCAAAACGAAAACTTCGTATCTCACCATTAAGATAACTGCTTTAATAAACCTCTTGCATAATTAATTTTTCAGGGTTCAAAAACGGCAAAAATAAGAATTAAATTGCATAATATCTGTAAATAGACCATTTAACTGATTATTATTCATTCTTAATTCTCCTGACTACTGACTACTGGCTACTGACTCCTAACCCTAACAACAATTTTTGATTTTTACAAGAGGTCTAATATGTTTGAAAATAGCTCTAGGGAAGTTAATGTTCTCCCCATGGACGAACATAATCAAAAATTAATTAATTATGTTCATCCTGCCGATTGGGTCAATCCACAACCCCAAGATTGTTATGATTTAGTCGTCATTGGTGCGGGTACTGCGGGTTTAGTCGTGGCGGCGGGGGCGGCGGGTTTAGATATAGGTTTGAAAGTGGCTTTAGTGGAAAAACACTTAATGGGGGGAGATTGCCTCAATTTCGGTTGTATTCCTTCTAAATGTCTGATTCGTTCCTCTAGAATTATCGGGGAAATTGAGAAAGCCAAAAAATTAGGAATTGATATTGGGGATACTAGGGTAGATTTTGCCAGAGTCATGACCAGAATGCGGCAAATTCGCGCCGATATTAGCCATCATGATTCGGTGCAACGTTTCCAAAAACTAGGTATCGATGTCTTCTTGGGTAGCGCTCGTTTTTTAGGACAAAATGCCGTGGCAGTGGCGGGAAAAACCCTCGATTATAAAAAAGCCATCATTGCCACTGGTACTAGGGCCATTCATCCCGATATCCCCGGACTAAAAGAAGTGGGATTTTATACCAATGAAACAATTTTTTCCCTAACAGAATTACCTCCCCGATTAGCTATTATCGGTGGCGGGCCGATTGGTTGTGAATTAGCCCAAGCTTTTCAACGGTTAGGCACGCAGGTGATTTTATTTCATAATCATTCCCATCTTTTGAATAAAGAAGACCGAGAAGCATCCGCAATTATTGAGCATACTTTCCTGCGGGAAGGAATGCAGTTAATTCTCTCCTGCCAAATTGAACGGGTGAGAAAAAATGAACGGGGTAAAACCATTGAATATACAAGCAACGGTCAAGGAGCAACTATCGCCGTTGACGAGATTTTAGTCGCTGCTGGTCGGGAGCCTAATCTGTCAGGATTAAATTTAGAAGCGGTGGCCGTGGAATACGATACCCGTCGGGGAGTCAAAGTTAATGATTATCTGCAAACTACTAACCCGAAAATTTATGCGGCTGGTGATATCTGTATGGATTGGAAATTTACCCATGCTGCCGATGCAGCCGCCCGTATTGTGATTAAAAATACCCTCTTTTCTCCCTTCGGTTTCGGACGCAATAAGCTCAGTAATTTAGTTATGCCTTGGGTCACTTATACCGACCCAGAAATCGCCCATCTGGGCATGGATGAAACCCAAGCACAAGCCCAGGGATTGGCCACTAATACTATTAAAATTCCTTTGAGTATAGTCGATCGAGCTATCGCTGATGGCGAAACAGCAGGTTTTTTAAAAATTATTCACAAACAAGGTTCCGACCAAATTTTAGGGGCCACTATCGTCGCTGCCCACGCCGGTGAGATGATTTCTCAAATTACCACCGCTATGGTTGCTAAAATCGGACTGAGTAAACTCTCTACTGTTATTCATCCCTATCCCACCCAAGCGGAAGCGATTAAAAAGGCCGCCGATGCCTATCGTCGAACTCTCCTGACTCCTAATAGTCGAAAATTCTTGGCATTGTTGACTAAATTATCCCGTTAAAATCAGTTATCAGTTATCAGTTATCAGTTATCAGTTATCAGTTATCAGTTATCAGTTATCAGAGTTGAGTTTTCTTTGGGAGCATCTCACCTTTGTAACCCCTAAATCAGGTTTTATGTCAAGCTATTTTGAAAGCCTTGCTAGAAACCAGTTTTAGGGACAAGTATAATTAGGGTCTGCTGAAAAAGTTTTTCCTAGGGGCAGGGTGTAGGGTGTAGGGTGCGGGGTGTGGGGTTTTACAGATTTTGAGGGGGTAAATTACCTAATTTTCAGGGAAAAAGTCCCTGAATTTCCCCCTGATCACTCCCATATCTGGTACTTTTGGATTTCAAAAAAGTCTAAAAGTCTTATCCAGCAAGGTTTTTAGATTTATTCAGCCAGCCCTAATTACTCACTTGCATAAATGAGATGCTCCCGTTTTCTTTTCACTGATTACTGATTACTGTTTACTGTTTACTGATAACTGAAAATACTTCCCAACTCCCACTCTGCAATAACTACTGGCAGCCAGAAATAGGTTGGGTACTTATCATACTTTGTGCTTTTTGTCAAAAAAACTTTTTTTTTGCAATAAAACTACACAAAAAAAAGATCATCGTTGTCGGTGAAATTGACTGATTTACCAGTCTTAATTAGGATCACCTTGTAGGTGTGGCAAGGGTTTTAGCCATTGCTGCTCAAAAAAGCACAGAAAAAACCATTATGAAATTCTATCAAATCGCTGTAACCATTGTAAAATCGTTATTAAATAAAAATCTTTCTCAATTAATTCTTAAGAATTTGTAAATATTGCGGAATGTTAATTTAAATATTCTCAAGTTTTTGGAGTCAATATATAATTTTTGCTTATCTTTTTTTAAAAATACAACTCCTGCAAAAATCCAACATCTACCATTGGGTTAGAAGTCAGTTATCAGTTATCAGTTATCAGTTATCAGTTATCAGTTATCAGTTATCAGTTATCAGTTCACTGAGAAAACTCCCCACACCCCACACCCTACACCCCACACCCCATACCCTACACCCCACACCCTACACCCCACTTCTTATGAGAGATTCCATATCGGGCTATCTAAGAGTACAACAACACTGCCTCAATCAAGTTAAATTAGCCGTGAAAAAGCAGGGCTTTAGCAGTCAACGCTCCTTAGCCCAAGAAGCTGAATTTAGTCTGGCTATTGTCAGTAACTTCCTGACCGGTAAACCGGTAGAACAAGCCACTTTTGCACAAATTTGTCGTCGATTATCCCTCGACTGGCAAGAAATCGCCGCCCTGAATTTTCAGCTAACAGCACCCCCTCAAGACAAAATTCCGGTTAATTCTCCATCCAAGAGCGAAAAATTGGACACATTGCCCCCCTATCCCAATGGGGCAGTTCCCCTTGGTTCCCCATTTTATTTAGAACGTCTTCCCCTCGAAGAACAGATAAGGCAGGAAATCAAGAAACCGGGGGCTTTAGTGCGGATAAAAGCCCCGAAAGAAATGGGCAAAACTTCCCTACTTTTGAGAATGCTCGATTTTGCCAAACAGCAAGGCTACCGCACGGTGAGTTTGAACTTAGAACAGGTGGACCAGGCGATTTTGAGTGATTTAAACCAATTTTTGCGCTGGTTGTGTGCCAATGCCGCCCGTCAACTACAGTTAAAACCGCAATTAGATGAGTATTGGGATGAGGATTTAGGCAGCAAGATTAGCTGTACGGTTTACATTCAAGACTATCTGCTTGAATCGATTACCGCCCCCATTGTCCTCGCCCTTGATGAACTTAATCAGATTTTTGAACATCCCCAAGTGGCCAAGGATTTTTTACCGCTGCTGCGTTCTTGGTACGAAGAATCCAAAACCCTACCTATCTGGCAAAAACTCCGTCTTATCGTCGTCCATTCCACAGAAATTTATGTTCCCCTGCAGCTCAATCAATCCCCCTTTAACGTGGGATTCCCCGCACAGCTAAGTCATTTCAGTCTTGAGGAGGTATTGCAATTAGCCCAACGTTATCAACTCACCTGGGAAAATCAGGAAAAAGTCCAACAATTGATGGAGCTAGTGGGAGGACACCCAGCTTTGGTACAAACTGCCCTCTACTATCTCAGTCGGGAGGAAATAACCATGACGCAAATATTAACTACTGCCACCTCCGTCACGGGGATTTATGCCCATCACCTGCGACGCCATTGGGCGGTATTAGAACAACAGCCGGAACTGGCAAAAGCCCTCGATCGGGTGATGAGCGCGGTGGAACCAGTACAATTAGACCCAATTCTCGCTTACAAACTCAGCAGTATGGGGCTACTCAAACAATCGGGAGATAAAGTAGTACCAGGCTATGAATTGTATCGACGCTATTTTTTAGAGGTGAAATCCTCTATCAGTTATCAGTAAACAGTTATCAGTTATCAGTGAGGGTGTGGGGTGTGACCCCCCCAACCCCCCCGACATCGGGGGGTGTAGGGTGTGGGGTGTGGGGTGTGGGGGGAATAAATAAAATAATCTCCTGACGACCGGCTCCTATCTCCTGACTCCTATCTCCTGACGACCGACGACTGGCTACTAACCCCACCAACAAACTTTTTGCCGCAAACCCTACTTATGAATATGTCAATCAAAGATACTGTCCAAAATACTGTCAACGTTAGTAATTTTAGTCGCTCGCAACTCGGTCGGCCGGATGAGAACAATTTATATAAGGCAGTCGCCACAATTACTGAGGGACATTGGCCGGAAAATCTGTCGGGATACGTTTTTATCGTCTGTCCTTTTCATAGAAAAAATGACCGTCATTTGTTCTCTGGTGAAGGTGTAATTATTAAATGGGACTTGCAAGGGAAAAATAATCAAGTTAAAGTTTACAGTAAAAAACTAAAAACTTGGGATAGTTTTTGGCGAAAAGTTTTACCGATATTTAATATTAGTCAAGCCACTTTTCCCGCCGTGGTCAGCATTTTAGGTTCTTCGGAAATAGCGAATACTGCTATGGTTAAACTAGAAAAAGTTTCCGAAGATAAACAACTAGAAGAAACCAGATTAATTCTCACTGCCGATGCGGGACGTTACTGGGAAGTGGACCCCGTTTCCCTGGATACTATCACTCCGATTGGTTATTTTGACCAACATCTTGTTTCCGTGCCTTTATCTTTTTTCCCAGTCCTAGAAAATACCGCTCACCCCTTCTACGACAAAAAGACCCAAGAATTTATCACCTGTGAATTAAAGCTAAAACTTGTATCAGGAGGTATGTTAAAAGATTTAGATAAATCCGTGTATATTGTTCTTTGGGATCAACAAAAACAACTTAAACCCTGGAAACTACAGGGAACTATCCTCGATGGTAGTCCCCATTCGGTCATCGTCACCGAAGATTATATCATGATTCCCGATATGCCTTTTCAGATGGGAGTAGCCAAACTATTAGGTATCAGAATTAAGCCTGAAGAAACCTATCCAAAAACTCAAATTTATCTGGTTAAACGTCAAGACCTCAAGGAAGAAGAAACCACCGTTCCCTCGCGATTAATTACCTTCAATGGCGACAGTTATCACTTCCTTTGTAATTACCATAGTACCAACGGTGAAATTCAGATTGTGGCCATCCAAAATGCCACTATTAGTTTAACCGAAGCGATCGAAAAAGACGATATCCAACATTTTACCGGTCAGAGTTATCCCCCCGAATACCACGGCATCCCCTGGATGTTTTCCTTTGACCCCGGAGTGCTGCGCAAAGTGGTTATCGAAGATGCCAGGGTGATGAGCGAACAAGCTTTCATCCATCCGGGTTGGTTCTGTACCAGTCTCTACACCGCCGACCCGCGGGAATCGGAACAGGGATACAGTGCCATTTATCAAATTTATCTCGGTTATGTGCGTGAATTAATCTGTCGTCGTCAGTATATGGATTGTCGCGACCAGAGTAATCGCATCCTCAGGGATGCCGAACTTCCCTGTCATGACTTGCCCTCGGTATTAGCCAAGGTTCCCTTCGATAAAGATTGGAATCAGTTAACTGAACAGATTAGGCAAGAAAAAAATGCCAGTGATACTCATGTATCACATTTAGGTGGGGGACTACTGGATTTTTATGTTTGTCCCGATGGCTATATTTTAGATAGCATTCAGTTTATTCCCCAAGAACAGGGCTATCTATTGACGACGGTTTTAACCCCGACCAAAGTATTAGAAGCTTGGTTATTTAACCCTGACAATCTCAAGGACGGACCGATTGCTAAACTGAGTTTGCCAGAAGATGTTCACTTTGGTTTTACCTTGCATTCTGAGTATTTCGAGCAGGTGCTGCCTTCTCCCCGTCCTTCCGTCTCACAGGTAAATCGAGTCCTGTCAGCCTTGCGAAGTCTTGTCTTGGTTCCCGTAGAATTTTTCTTGGGGAGACCCGCAGCCGTTTACAATCGCCAAGTAAAAAAATGATTGTTCTCAAAGGATACGACATTCTTGCCCAGGTTTACGAAAGCGTTAACTCAGAAGTCTATCGGGCGATTCGCACCGTCGATAATCAACCGGTTATCCTCAAAATCCTCAAGCAAGAATATCCCACCACCCAAGAACTAACCCACTACAAACAGGAGTATAAAACCATCTGCGGCCTGAACTTCCAGGGGGCGATTAAAGCCTATGGTTTAGAAACCTACCGCAGAACTCCCGTGATTATTTTGGAAGATTTCGGGGGTATATCCTTAAAAAAATGGCTAGAGGGCAAAAAAACTCTAGCCTTAAGGGACTTTTTAAGTCTTGCACTCCGAATAGTGGCTAATTTAGAGAAAATTCACAACGCCAAGGTTATTCACAAAGATATTAATCCTGCCAATATAGTTCTTAACCCCGAAACCGGACAGATTAAAATCATCGATTTTGGCATTGCCAGCGTCCTGCGGCGGGAAAATCCGGGGCTAAAAAATCCCAACGTCCTGGAGGGGACTTTAGCCTATATTTCTCCCGAACAAACCGGACGGATGAATCGCAGTCTCGATTACCGCAGCGATTTTTATTCTTTGGGCGTTAGCTTCTACGAACTTCTCACCGGACAATTACCTTTTCGGGCTAAAGATGCGTTGGAATTAGTTCACTGTCATCTGGCTAAACAACCTTTGGAGATTAATAGTCTCGTCAGGGAGGAAATTCCCCCAGTGGTGGAGGCAATCATCATGAAACTGATGGCTAAAACCCCGGAGGAACGATACCAAAGTGCCTACGGTATTCGGGCAGATTTAGAAGAATGTTTAAGACAACTAGAAACAACGGGTAAAATTGAGGATTTTGTCATCGCTAGGCAAGATCTAGCCAATCAGTTCCAAATTCCCCAAAAACTCTACGGCAGGGAGGCAGAAATCGCCACTCTTCTCACTGCTTTTCAACGGGTAGCCACGGCGGATAAAAACTCCTCTCACACCGAACTGATGCTAGTTACGGGTTATTCTGGCATGGGTAAAACCACCCTAGTTAAGGAAATTTATCAGCCAATTACTGAAAAACGCGGCTTTTTTATCTCTGGTAAATTTGACCAGTTTCAGCGCGATATTCCCTATGCTGCCGTGATTAGCGCTTTGACTCATCTCGTCAAGCAACTTTTGGGGGAAAGTCAGCCACAACTGGAACTATGGCGACAAAAACTCCTCAAGTCTTTGGGGACGAATGCACGGGTTATTATTGATGTGATTCCCCAACTAGAATTAATTATCGGTCCGCAACCAGAGGTGTTACAATTAGGAGCGATCGCTACTCAAAATCGCTTTAATTTAGTCTTTAAAAATTTTATTCGGGTCTTTTCTTCCCCGGAACACCCCTTAGTCATCTTTCTCGATGATTTACAATGGGCAGACTTGGCTAGTCTCCAGTTGATAGAATTAATTATGCTCGATGGCGATATGGACTATTTATTTTTAATTGGCTCCTATCGCAGTAATGAAATTAATTCCACCCATCCCCTAACCGCTACTCTCGATAAATTAGAGCAGGGGGGCATAATTATCAATCAAGTTATTTTAAGACCTCTGGGGCCTGAACAGGTCAATCAGTTAATTGCAGACACCTTAAATCATTCACCCGAATATGTGCAATCTTTGGCCGCTTTAGTCTGGCAAAAAACCCACGGTAATCCTTTTTTTGTCAATGAATTTCTCAAAACTATCTACTGGGAAAATTTGCTATTTTTCCAACTGGAGCAGGAAACAACCACTAAAAGCGACAATAATAGGGGCTATTGGCAATGGCATCTCGGTCAAATTCAAAGGATTGGTAGTACCGATAATCTGATTCAATTTATGATGGGTAAAATGCAGAAATTGCCTCCCGAAACCCAAGAAGTCTTAAGTTTAGCCGCTTGTCTTGGCTCAGAATTTAATTTAAATATTCTGGCAGTAATCTCTGAAAAATCACCCCCAGAACTTTTCCCAATTTTAACTTATAGTAGCGAAGCCGGTTTAATTATTCCCCTCTCAGAATTAGATGAACAATTACTAATTCAGGAATATAAATTTGCTCATGACCGCATTCAACAAGGAGCTTACGCTCTCATCGAAGACAGCCAAAAATCTTTAATTCATTTAAAAATTGGTCGCCTACTTTGGCACCATACTTCTGTTAACGAATTATCGGAAAAGATTTTTAAAATAGTCGATCATCTCAATCTTGGTTATCAACTAATTAGCGAGAAAAAAGAACGGGAGTTAGTGGCTAACTTGAATTTACTAGCAGCCCAAAAAGCTAAAGCTGCTAATGCCCAAACTGGAGCCTTAAAATATATTAAAATCGCTCAAAAACTTCTCAAAAAAGCAAGCTGGAAGAATAACTATCAACTGACTTTAGATATTTATTCTGAAGCCACAGAAATCGCCTATTTAAGTGGGGATTTTGAGCAGATGCAGTGCTGGGCTAATATCGTGTTAAAACAGGCAAAAACCACCCTAGATAAAGTAAAAGTTTATGAAGTCATCATCGAAGCCTATCACGCCCAAAATCACGAACTAAAAGCGGTACAAATTGGCTTATCTGTCCTCAAAAGCTTAGATTTCGAGATTCCTGAATCCTTACAATCATCAGCTATCCAGGAAGAACTCACTAAAACTCGACAAAAATTAGCGGGTAAAAATATCGAAGACTTAATTAATTTACCGCCGATAAATCAGGAAGAAAAATTAGCAATAATGAAGATAGCGAGTGCCATATTTTCTCCTGTTTTTATTGCCGCCCCGCATCTCTTACCCATCCTAGTATCAAAACAGGTTAACTTATCAATTCAGTACGGCAATAGTTATCTAGCGGCTTTTACTTATGTTAATTATGGCTTAATTCTTTGTGGTCTTTTGGAAGATTGGGAAACGGGTTATCAATTTGGAAAATTGGCTTTAAACATTGCCGATAAATTTCATGCTAAAGCCCTGATGCCGAAAATAATTGCCGTCTTTTCTACCACTATTAGTATCTGGAAAGAACCGATTAAAAATTCCCTGTCCTTGTTAAAATCTTCCTATCAAACTGGTTTAGAAATGGGGGATCTATACTACGGAACAACCTGCGCCTATCTTTACTGTTTTCATTCCGCCTTTATCGGACAGGAATTAACCGAATTAGCCCGAGAAATAGCTAACTACGATCTGGCTTTTGTTAAGCTCAAACAAGAAAACACCCGCAACTATCTAAAAATCTACGGTCAAACAGTTTTAAATCTGCTGGGGCGCTCGGAAAATCCCAGTCGTTTAGAAGGACAATACTATCAAGAAACTGTTATGTTACCGTACCATCTAGAGGCTAACGATCTCTACGGTCTCTGTGCTTTATTTGTTAATAAATTATACCTTTGTTATCTATTTGGACAGTACGAACAAGCCATTGAAAATGCTAATCAAGCCCAAAAATATCTAGGGGGAGCCACCGCAACTTTCTTGATTTTTCTGCATAATTTCTATGATTCCCTCGCCCATTTAGCTAGTTATAATCATCTGGACAATGACCAAAAACAGCAAGTATTAGAACGGGTGACGAATAATCAGAAAAAGCTACGGGAATGGGCTAATCAAGCACCCCCTAACTATCTCCATAAATTTTATTTAGTGGCAGCGGAAAAGGATCGGGTACAGCAATCCTATCTAGAAGCCATAGAAAACTACGATCTAGCCATCGCTAAAGCCAAGGAAAATGAATACATTAATGAAGAGGCACTGGCTAACGAACTAGCGGCGAAATTCTATCTCGATTGGGGTAAAGTAAAAATTGCCAAAACCTACATCAATGAAGCTGCTTATCTCTATTCTCTTTGGGGAGCAACAGCTAAAGTCAAAGATATAGAAAGCCGCTATCCTCAGTTAATGGTCAATAATTATGCTTCCAATTCCCTGACCGAAACCACGAGAACTACCACCAGAAAAAATTCAGTTAGTCATGCGGGAGAACTGTTAGATTTAGCCACGATTATGAAGGCATCCCAAGCCATTTCTAGCGAGATAGTTTTAGATCAATTGCTCGCCACCCTGATGAAAATTCTCATCGAAAATGCCGGGGCGCAGCTGGGCTATCTTATCCTAGAAAGCGGGGGACAACTATTGATTGAAGCCTCCGGTTCAGTGCAGGAAGATCGGGTGACAGTCTTTAAATCTAATGTCATCGAAGAACATCTTCCCGTCTCAATTATTAACTATGTGGCCCGGAGCGGTCAAACCGTTCTTAATAACGATGCCGCCCATCAGGGCAATTTTAGCAACGATCCCTATATAAAAACCCATCAAACCAAATCGCTGCTCTGTTCGCCCCTCCTCGACCAAGGACAACTGCGGGGAATTGTCTATCTAGAAAATAATCTCACCGTCGGGGCCTTTACCCAAGAAAGATTGGAAGTGCTGCAACTGCTCTCCAGCCAAGCGGCGATCGCAATTACTAACGCCAAACTTTACGCCGAAATCAAAGCTAAACAGAGACAACTAGCGCAATTTTTAGAAGCCATGCCGGTGGGGGTATTTGTCCTCGATGCCGACAGTCAACCCTATTATGCCAATCAAACCGCCCAAGAGATTTTGGGAAAAGAGATAGTTAATATCACCACGGCTAATCAGTTGGGGGAAACCTATCAGTTATATCAAGCTGGAACCGAACGATTGTATCCCACAGAATACCATCCGATTTTTCGAGCTTTAAGGGGGGAAAAAAACACGGTGGATGATATAGAAATTCGCCAAGGAGAGAAGATTATTCCCCTAGGAGTGTATGCCACGCCCGTTTTTGACGAAAAAGGAAAAATTATCTATGCGATCACCGCTTTTACCGATATTAGCGAACGAAAACAGGCGGAAGCGGAACGGATTCGCTTTACCGAAGAATTAGCCGAGTATAGCCGCACCCTAGAACAGAAAGTGCAGGAGCGCACCCTGGAACTCAGCCAAACCCTAGAAATTCTCAAGGCCACCCAAGCAGAATTACTGTTTGAAAATGAACTGCTCAGAAGTACCGAAGAATCTAGCACCTTTGACTACCAAGTGGGGGGCAGTTTACCCATGGATGCCCCCACCTACGTGGTCCGCGCCGCCGACCGTTATCTCTATAAAGCCCTCAAACGCGGCGATTTTTGCTATGTCCTCAATCCCCGTCAAATGGGTAAGTCTAGTTTAATGGTACGCATGATCGATCACCTCCAACACGAGGGCATCTGTTGCGCTCCCATTGATTTAACCCGTATCGGCAGCGAAAATGTCACTCCCGACCAATGGTACAAGGGGATAGCCTTCGAGTTAGGACGACGTTTTGGCCTGCTCAAAAGGGTCAATCTCAAAGCTTGGTGGCAAGAACGGGAAGATGTCTCGGCAGTACAGCGCTTGGGCGAATTTATCGAAGAGGTGTTATTGCTGGAAGTAGGGATAGTAGAAGGTTCTCCCCCGAAACCGATCACGATTTTTATCGATGAAATCGATAGCGTTTTAGGCTTAAATTTCGCGGTTAATGACTTTTTTGCCCTGATTCGTTCCTGCTATAACCAGCGTGGTTTTAACCCGCTCTATCGGCGTTTGACCTTCGCTTTCTTCGGTGTTGTCACCCCCTCCGATTTAATTACCGACCACCAAATCACCCCTTTTAATATCGGTCATTCGATTCAATTGGAGGGTTTTAAGGAACACGAAGCCCAGCCTTTACTGCGCGGATTGGCCGAGAAATTTAGTAACCCGCAAACTGTCTTAAAAGAAGTCTTTGCTTGGACAAACGGTCAACCTTTTCTGACCCAAAAACTCTGTCAGTTAATTCGCACCGCCACCTCGTCGATTCCCCCCAATGGTGAGGCCCTCTGGATTGAGGACTTGGTACAGAAGAAGATCATTGACAATTGGGAGGCTCAGGATGAACCGGAACATCTGCGGACTATTCGCGATCGGCTCCTCAACAGTCATCGCTCCCAGTTGCTCCTGAGACTCTAT
This Microcystis wesenbergii NRERC-220 DNA region includes the following protein-coding sequences:
- a CDS encoding AAA family ATPase produces the protein MIVLKGYDILAQVYESVNSEVYRAIRTVDNQPVILKILKQEYPTTQELTHYKQEYKTICGLNFQGAIKAYGLETYRRTPVIILEDFGGISLKKWLEGKKTLALRDFLSLALRIVANLEKIHNAKVIHKDINPANIVLNPETGQIKIIDFGIASVLRRENPGLKNPNVLEGTLAYISPEQTGRMNRSLDYRSDFYSLGVSFYELLTGQLPFRAKDALELVHCHLAKQPLEINSLVREEIPPVVEAIIMKLMAKTPEERYQSAYGIRADLEECLRQLETTGKIEDFVIARQDLANQFQIPQKLYGREAEIATLLTAFQRVATADKNSSHTELMLVTGYSGMGKTTLVKEIYQPITEKRGFFISGKFDQFQRDIPYAAVISALTHLVKQLLGESQPQLELWRQKLLKSLGTNARVIIDVIPQLELIIGPQPEVLQLGAIATQNRFNLVFKNFIRVFSSPEHPLVIFLDDLQWADLASLQLIELIMLDGDMDYLFLIGSYRSNEINSTHPLTATLDKLEQGGIIINQVILRPLGPEQVNQLIADTLNHSPEYVQSLAALVWQKTHGNPFFVNEFLKTIYWENLLFFQLEQETTTKSDNNRGYWQWHLGQIQRIGSTDNLIQFMMGKMQKLPPETQEVLSLAACLGSEFNLNILAVISEKSPPELFPILTYSSEAGLIIPLSELDEQLLIQEYKFAHDRIQQGAYALIEDSQKSLIHLKIGRLLWHHTSVNELSEKIFKIVDHLNLGYQLISEKKERELVANLNLLAAQKAKAANAQTGALKYIKIAQKLLKKASWKNNYQLTLDIYSEATEIAYLSGDFEQMQCWANIVLKQAKTTLDKVKVYEVIIEAYHAQNHELKAVQIGLSVLKSLDFEIPESLQSSAIQEELTKTRQKLAGKNIEDLINLPPINQEEKLAIMKIASAIFSPVFIAAPHLLPILVSKQVNLSIQYGNSYLAAFTYVNYGLILCGLLEDWETGYQFGKLALNIADKFHAKALMPKIIAVFSTTISIWKEPIKNSLSLLKSSYQTGLEMGDLYYGTTCAYLYCFHSAFIGQELTELAREIANYDLAFVKLKQENTRNYLKIYGQTVLNLLGRSENPSRLEGQYYQETVMLPYHLEANDLYGLCALFVNKLYLCYLFGQYEQAIENANQAQKYLGGATATFLIFLHNFYDSLAHLASYNHLDNDQKQQVLERVTNNQKKLREWANQAPPNYLHKFYLVAAEKDRVQQSYLEAIENYDLAIAKAKENEYINEEALANELAAKFYLDWGKVKIAKTYINEAAYLYSLWGATAKVKDIESRYPQLMVNNYASNSLTETTRTTTRKNSVSHAGELLDLATIMKASQAISSEIVLDQLLATLMKILIENAGAQLGYLILESGGQLLIEASGSVQEDRVTVFKSNVIEEHLPVSIINYVARSGQTVLNNDAAHQGNFSNDPYIKTHQTKSLLCSPLLDQGQLRGIVYLENNLTVGAFTQERLEVLQLLSSQAAIAITNAKLYAEIKAKQRQLAQFLEAMPVGVFVLDADSQPYYANQTAQEILGKEIVNITTANQLGETYQLYQAGTERLYPTEYHPIFRALRGEKNTVDDIEIRQGEKIIPLGVYATPVFDEKGKIIYAITAFTDISERKQAEAERIRFTEELAEYSRTLEQKVQERTLELSQTLEILKATQAELLFENELLRSTEESSTFDYQVGGSLPMDAPTYVVRAADRYLYKALKRGDFCYVLNPRQMGKSSLMVRMIDHLQHEGICCAPIDLTRIGSENVTPDQWYKGIAFELGRRFGLLKRVNLKAWWQEREDVSAVQRLGEFIEEVLLLEVGIVEGSPPKPITIFIDEIDSVLGLNFAVNDFFALIRSCYNQRGFNPLYRRLTFAFFGVVTPSDLITDHQITPFNIGHSIQLEGFKEHEAQPLLRGLAEKFSNPQTVLKEVFAWTNGQPFLTQKLCQLIRTATSSIPPNGEALWIEDLVQKKIIDNWEAQDEPEHLRTIRDRLLNSHRSQLLLRLYERILREKEVIAEDSPPEKELLLSGLVIKDKGRLRVHNPIYQAIFHLDWLGCSSNL